In Diabrotica undecimpunctata isolate CICGRU chromosome 4, icDiaUnde3, whole genome shotgun sequence, a single genomic region encodes these proteins:
- the LOC140439956 gene encoding uncharacterized protein — protein sequence MARRAQRILDMIPPINDPRDEQQSSSTIRPSELDSIDIQTDNIIYHEYDANGISSLPDSQLSLDILNSVENNEDIQATPPNHRIFNKPSLVIKETDSDSDSSSGESSSSSSSSSSSSSSSSSSTNNLKDFSSDDSVKDPTYEDPFSENRKAQSDSDEEQQPQAQLPGIQDFPQSAVDNQKLLNINSPSPGVDDQPPSVDEHPSSIGEQSPSVDDESRSVGVVKEKQNRFYGNETRASY from the coding sequence atggcAAGAAGAGCGCAACGTATTTTGGACATGATACCACCAATAAATGACCCTCGAGATGAACAGCAATCTTCTTCAACAATACGACCTAGTGAACTGGATTCAATTGACATTCAgactgacaatattatttatcATGAATATGATGCTAATGGCATTAGCTCTCTACCGGACAGTCAGTTATCTTTAGATATTCTGAACTCCGTTGAAAATAACGAAGATATTCAAGCAACGCCTCCAAATCACAGAATATTCAATAAACCATCTTTAGTCATTAAAGAAACAGACTCAGACAGTGATTCTTCCTCTGGTGAATCTTCTAGCTCTTCGAGCAGTTCCAGTTCTAGTTCTTCAAGTAGCTCCAGTTCTACAAATAACCTAAAAGATTTCTCATCCGATGATAGTGTCAAAGATCCTACGTATGAAGATCCATTTTCTGAAAACCGCAAAGCCCAGTCAGATTCCGATGAAGAACAACAACCACAAGCACAGTTACCTGGCATTCAAGACTTTCCGCAATCAGCCGTGGATAACCAGAAGTTACTTAATATTAATTCACCATCACCCGGAGTTGACGATCAGCCACCTAGCGTTGACGAGCACCCATCTAGCATCGGTGAGCAGTCTCCTAGTGTTGATGATGAATCGCGCAGTGTAGGTGTCGTAAAAGAAAAGCAGAACCGCTTTTATGGAAACGAAACCAGAGCAAGCTATTGA